The Methanosphaera stadtmanae DSM 3091 genome includes a window with the following:
- a CDS encoding EFR1 family ferrodoxin (N-terminal region resembles flavodoxins. C-terminal ferrodoxin region binds two 4Fe-4S clusters.), protein MIIYFSATGNSQYVSKKIAKEINEKTYSIIENKNTRKYHIHIEKDETLGVVIPTYFWGLPTIVEEYLSKLTITSENKNPYIYIITTYGTTPGYSAGYVKEHLNICGYKVNLQASIKMVDTWTVMFDLTGKEKIKQQTIESDKEIDTIITRIKNRNQGKYVARKIPKFISNMAQLWYDRSRKTKNLHITKTCTGCKKCINNCPINAIRLVNNKPSWQKEYCVMCLRCLHICPTFSIQYNNKTQKHGQYINPYIKKLD, encoded by the coding sequence ATGATAATCTATTTTTCAGCAACAGGAAACTCTCAATATGTCTCTAAAAAAATAGCAAAAGAAATAAATGAAAAAACATATTCAATAATAGAAAATAAAAATACACGAAAATACCATATACATATAGAAAAAGATGAAACCCTAGGTGTTGTTATTCCAACATACTTCTGGGGACTACCAACAATTGTAGAGGAATATCTCTCTAAACTAACTATTACATCAGAAAATAAAAATCCATACATCTACATAATAACAACATATGGTACAACCCCTGGATACTCTGCAGGATATGTCAAAGAACACCTAAATATATGTGGATATAAAGTAAATCTACAGGCAAGTATTAAAATGGTAGATACATGGACTGTTATGTTTGATTTAACTGGTAAAGAAAAAATAAAACAACAAACAATAGAATCAGACAAAGAAATAGATACAATCATAACACGAATTAAAAATAGAAATCAGGGAAAATATGTTGCAAGAAAAATACCTAAATTCATATCTAACATGGCACAACTATGGTATGATAGAAGTAGAAAAACAAAAAATTTACACATAACAAAAACATGCACTGGATGTAAAAAATGTATAAATAACTGTCCAATAAATGCCATAAGACTAGTTAATAACAAACCCTCTTGGCAAAAAGAATACTGTGTAATGTGTCTTAGATGTCTACATATATGTCCAACATTTTCAATACAATACAACAATAAGACACAAAAACATGGACAATATATAAATCCATACATTAAAAAATTAGATTAA
- a CDS encoding DNA-directed RNA polymerase subunit H has protein sequence MKADILQHKLVPEHTILSEEEAQKVLDDLNVRLDQIPKILPTDPVVKAIDAKVGDILKITRKSETAGIFVAYRVVRD, from the coding sequence TTGAAAGCTGATATTTTACAACATAAATTAGTTCCAGAACATACTATTTTATCAGAAGAAGAAGCTCAAAAAGTTCTTGATGACTTAAATGTTCGTTTAGATCAAATTCCAAAGATATTACCAACAGATCCTGTAGTAAAAGCAATTGATGCTAAAGTTGGAGATATTCTTAAAATTACAAGAAAAAGTGAAACTGCAGGAATATTCGTTGCTTATCGTGTTGTTAGAGATTAA
- a CDS encoding phosphoglycerate kinase translates to MDYDFNTMDDFDFEGKTVLLRVDVNSPVDPIDGELLDDTRMRLHSSTISELSDRDARVVIIAHQSRPGKSDFTTLKQHARSLSNIIGKDVTYVDSIFSREAQNIISNMVNGEIVLLENVRFYSEEMPKLTPEEQANTYMVKTLTPLADYFVNDAFATAHRSQTSLIGFSKVLPSLAGRVMELELKTLYGILDNAQQPRVYVLGGIKADDSINVMANALRTNRADFILTTGLVANIFLVASGVDLKEYNYDFIVQRGYEDYIDFAKELLKDYSDKIILPVDLAILENDKRVEYSVDEIPNLPIYDIGSKTIEIYKEKILEAKTLFANGPAGVFEKEGFNLGTEDLLNTMAKSEGFSIIGGGHLAAAASNMDLDDDITHISSGGGASINLIAGEELPAVKALVDSAKRNKN, encoded by the coding sequence ATGGATTATGATTTTAATACAATGGATGATTTTGATTTTGAAGGAAAAACAGTATTACTTAGGGTAGATGTTAATTCACCAGTAGATCCTATAGATGGTGAATTATTAGACGATACTAGAATGAGATTACATTCAAGTACTATTTCTGAATTGTCAGATAGGGATGCTCGTGTTGTAATAATAGCACATCAAAGTAGGCCAGGTAAATCAGATTTCACTACTCTTAAACAACATGCCAGATCATTGTCTAATATTATTGGAAAAGATGTTACATATGTTGACTCTATATTTTCTAGAGAAGCTCAAAATATCATATCAAACATGGTTAATGGTGAAATAGTTCTATTAGAAAATGTTCGATTTTATTCAGAAGAAATGCCTAAATTAACACCAGAAGAACAAGCAAACACATACATGGTTAAAACATTAACTCCTCTGGCTGATTACTTTGTTAATGATGCTTTTGCTACAGCACACAGATCTCAAACTTCACTTATTGGTTTTTCAAAAGTATTACCATCCCTTGCTGGAAGAGTTATGGAATTAGAATTAAAAACATTGTATGGGATATTAGATAATGCACAACAACCACGAGTTTATGTACTTGGAGGTATTAAAGCTGATGATTCTATAAATGTTATGGCTAATGCACTAAGAACTAATAGAGCAGATTTTATATTAACAACTGGTCTTGTAGCAAATATTTTCCTTGTAGCAAGTGGTGTTGATTTAAAAGAATATAATTATGATTTTATAGTTCAAAGGGGTTATGAAGATTATATTGATTTTGCAAAAGAATTGTTAAAAGACTATTCTGATAAAATAATATTACCTGTTGATTTAGCAATTCTTGAAAATGATAAACGTGTGGAATATTCTGTTGATGAAATTCCAAATTTACCAATCTATGATATTGGTAGTAAAACTATTGAAATTTATAAGGAAAAAATTTTGGAAGCAAAAACATTATTTGCCAATGGTCCTGCAGGAGTATTTGAAAAAGAAGGCTTTAATTTAGGAACTGAAGATTTATTAAATACTATGGCTAAATCAGAAGGATTTTCAATTATTGGTGGGGGTCATCTTGCTGCTGCTGCAAGTAATATGGATTTAGATGATGATATTACACATATTAGTAGTGGTGGAGGAGCAAGTATAAATCTAATTGCTGGTGAAGAATTACCTGCTGTAAAAGCTTTAGTTGACTCTGCTAAACGAAATAAAAATTAA
- a CDS encoding DUF1002 domain-containing protein encodes MWGKIIGIILIIFIIGGFVVPVGPIGQTADSSIAVTYGETTYANQDYKDIVNQYFKDNGYNNLDNANKTIITANDVNAISQDISHKTYNSNQILSSALVDLNSNNDIKVDVDKSKITTVTESMYKTALNSSGITKGHVIVTSPTTATGESALAGILKSYEVATGKEIPNDVKEAANNEIYTQSEVVNNTNISADDVANVVSQAKEEAAKQNTTDTQTIINIVNNIASNNNINITSTDASNLADSISQSQSVQDKANQYQNQVTDYVNSEGAQTLFSQIWNMIQSMLNGNTGSTTNTSN; translated from the coding sequence ATGTGGGGAAAAATCATAGGAATTATACTCATTATTTTTATAATAGGTGGTTTTGTTGTACCAGTAGGTCCAATAGGACAAACTGCAGATTCATCTATTGCTGTAACATATGGAGAAACAACCTATGCTAACCAAGATTATAAAGATATAGTAAATCAATACTTCAAAGATAATGGATATAATAACTTAGATAATGCAAATAAAACTATAATAACTGCAAATGATGTAAATGCAATATCACAAGATATAAGTCATAAAACATACAATTCAAATCAAATACTTTCATCAGCTCTAGTTGATTTAAACTCAAATAACGATATAAAAGTAGATGTGGATAAATCTAAAATTACAACAGTAACAGAAAGTATGTATAAAACTGCATTAAATTCATCTGGTATTACAAAAGGACATGTTATTGTAACTTCTCCAACAACTGCAACTGGAGAATCAGCACTTGCAGGAATTCTTAAATCATATGAAGTTGCAACAGGAAAAGAAATACCAAATGATGTGAAAGAAGCAGCAAATAATGAAATATACACACAAAGTGAAGTAGTAAATAATACAAATATAAGTGCAGATGATGTGGCAAATGTTGTATCACAAGCAAAAGAGGAAGCAGCAAAACAAAATACCACAGACACACAGACCATTATAAACATTGTAAATAACATTGCAAGTAACAACAATATAAATATAACAAGTACAGATGCAAGTAATCTAGCAGATAGTATATCACAAAGTCAGTCAGTACAAGATAAGGCAAATCAATATCAAAATCAAGTAACTGATTATGTAAATTCTGAAGGAGCACAAACATTATTTAGCCAAATATGGAACATGATCCAATCTATGTTAAATGGAAATACTGGAAGTACAACAAATACTTCCAATTAA
- the tpiA gene encoding triose-phosphate isomerase: MSKNKTPIIILNYKTYTESTGKNAVKLSQYVQEASDETGINMAIAPQAVDLYPIIESVDIPVYAQHMDAITPGGHTGSALPEALYETGIEGSLINHSEKRLTLADIDVVVEKTRQLDLTSVLCTNNVKTSAACASFNPDFIAIEPPELIGTGIPVSQASPEVVENTVEEIHKINKNISVLCGAGISTGEDMKAALDLGAQGVLLASGIIKAENQKEALIDLVSLI; encoded by the coding sequence ATGAGTAAGAATAAGACACCAATAATAATACTTAATTATAAAACATATACAGAATCAACAGGTAAAAATGCAGTAAAATTATCACAGTATGTTCAAGAAGCAAGTGATGAAACAGGTATAAATATGGCAATTGCTCCACAAGCAGTTGATTTATATCCAATTATTGAATCTGTGGATATTCCTGTTTATGCTCAACACATGGATGCTATAACTCCTGGAGGACATACAGGTTCAGCTTTACCTGAAGCTTTATATGAAACTGGTATAGAGGGTAGTTTAATTAATCATTCAGAGAAAAGATTAACTTTGGCTGATATTGATGTTGTTGTTGAAAAAACAAGACAACTAGATTTAACTAGTGTATTATGTACTAATAATGTTAAAACAAGTGCTGCCTGTGCATCATTTAATCCAGATTTCATTGCAATTGAACCACCTGAATTAATTGGTACTGGTATTCCTGTCTCTCAAGCTAGTCCTGAAGTAGTTGAAAATACAGTTGAAGAAATTCATAAAATTAACAAGAATATATCAGTATTATGTGGTGCTGGAATATCTACGGGAGAAGATATGAAAGCAGCATTAGATCTTGGTGCTCAAGGAGTTCTACTAGCTTCTGGTATTATTAAAGCAGAAAATCAAAAAGAAGCTCTAATTGATTTAGTTAGTTTAATTTAA
- a CDS encoding DNA-directed RNA polymerase subunit A', translating into MKGIIKKVSEIDFGLMSPEVIRKMSVTKIVTPDTYDEDGYPIESGLMDPRLGVIDPGLKCRTCGSKGGDCQGHFGHINFARPVIHVGFADTIHKILRSTCRKCGRVLLTDTEKLEYKDKLEERIENGEDISKILKQIHLAAKKEKCPHCEEEQIEIKIDKPISLVEGTYKLTASEVRERLEMIPEEDYIFIGINPKVARPEWMVLTVLPVPPVTVRPSITLETGERSEDDLTHKLVDILRINQRLKENMEAGAPQLIVEDLWELLQYHVTTYFDNEASGVPPARHRSGRPLKTLAQRLKGKEGRFRSNLAGKRVNFSARTVISPDPTLSINEVGVPEMIAKEVTVPIAVTEWNMEKMKEYINNGPDVHPGANYIIRPDGRKIRVYDETKEMVVENLKPGYIVERHIIDGDIVLFNRQPSLHRMSMMAHEVRVLPYKTFRLNLCVCPPYNADFDGDEMNMHVFQTPEARAEANDIMKVQEHILSPRYGGPIIGAIHDHITGAYLLTHASTVYPEDKAFQIIKRSKMELPESKGRDWTGKEIFSLLLPDKLNLIYKAEICRKCEECKHENCEHDAYVVISNGQLLQGVVDDKGYGSGSGKILDSIVKQFGPSEARYFLDHATKLAVFGGVMQRGFTTGTADEEIPKEAEERIKELLEKSDRKVEQLIQAYEDNELEALPGRSLRETLEMKIMQVLGEARDNTGVIAERYFTTSNSAVIMALTGARGSMLNLTQIATCVGQQAVRGGRINRGYINRTLPHFRKGDVGSKASGFVHSSYKKGLDPLEFFFHAMGGREGLVDTAIRTAQSGYMQRRLVNALHDLSVHEDGTVRDNRGAIIQFKYGEDGINPAKSDYGIVANLDRLIEEMRLEANSNAK; encoded by the coding sequence TTGAAAGGAATAATAAAAAAAGTATCTGAAATAGATTTTGGTTTAATGTCACCAGAAGTTATAAGAAAAATGTCTGTAACTAAAATTGTAACGCCAGATACATATGATGAAGATGGTTATCCAATAGAATCAGGATTAATGGATCCACGACTTGGAGTAATTGACCCAGGACTTAAATGTAGAACTTGTGGTTCTAAAGGTGGAGATTGTCAAGGACACTTTGGACATATTAACTTTGCAAGACCTGTAATACATGTGGGATTTGCAGATACTATTCATAAAATTCTAAGATCTACTTGTCGTAAATGTGGAAGAGTACTTTTAACAGATACTGAAAAGTTAGAATATAAAGATAAATTAGAAGAAAGAATAGAAAATGGTGAAGATATTTCTAAAATCTTAAAACAAATCCATTTAGCAGCTAAAAAAGAAAAATGTCCACATTGTGAAGAAGAACAAATAGAAATTAAAATTGATAAACCAATTTCTCTTGTTGAAGGAACATATAAATTAACTGCTAGTGAAGTACGTGAAAGATTAGAAATGATACCAGAAGAGGATTATATCTTTATTGGTATAAATCCAAAGGTAGCAAGACCAGAATGGATGGTTTTAACAGTACTACCAGTACCACCTGTAACAGTAAGACCTTCAATTACACTTGAAACTGGTGAAAGATCAGAAGATGACCTTACACACAAACTTGTGGATATTTTACGTATTAATCAAAGATTAAAAGAAAATATGGAAGCTGGTGCACCACAACTTATTGTTGAAGATTTATGGGAGTTACTTCAATACCACGTAACAACCTACTTTGATAATGAAGCATCTGGAGTACCACCAGCAAGACATAGATCTGGAAGACCTTTAAAAACATTAGCTCAACGTCTAAAAGGTAAAGAAGGACGTTTCAGAAGTAATCTTGCAGGTAAACGTGTAAATTTCTCAGCACGTACTGTAATTTCACCAGACCCAACATTAAGTATAAATGAAGTTGGAGTTCCTGAAATGATAGCTAAAGAAGTAACTGTACCTATAGCTGTTACTGAATGGAACATGGAAAAAATGAAGGAATATATTAATAATGGGCCTGATGTACATCCTGGAGCAAACTACATAATAAGACCTGATGGACGTAAAATCAGAGTTTATGATGAAACAAAAGAAATGGTTGTTGAAAATCTAAAACCAGGATACATAGTTGAAAGGCATATTATTGATGGAGATATTGTATTATTCAATCGTCAACCTTCACTTCACCGTATGTCAATGATGGCACATGAAGTAAGAGTATTACCATATAAAACATTCAGGTTAAATTTATGTGTATGTCCTCCATACAATGCAGATTTCGATGGAGACGAAATGAACATGCACGTATTCCAAACTCCTGAAGCTCGTGCTGAAGCAAATGACATAATGAAGGTACAAGAACATATTCTTTCACCTCGTTATGGTGGACCAATTATTGGAGCTATACATGATCACATTACTGGTGCATATTTACTTACACATGCATCTACAGTATATCCTGAAGATAAAGCATTCCAAATCATTAAACGTTCTAAAATGGAACTTCCTGAATCTAAAGGAAGAGATTGGACTGGTAAAGAAATTTTCAGTTTACTCTTACCTGATAAATTAAACTTAATTTATAAGGCAGAGATTTGTAGAAAATGTGAGGAATGTAAACATGAAAACTGTGAACATGATGCTTATGTGGTAATTAGTAATGGTCAATTATTACAAGGAGTAGTTGATGATAAAGGATATGGATCTGGTAGTGGTAAAATATTAGATTCAATTGTAAAACAATTTGGTCCTAGTGAAGCTCGTTACTTCCTTGATCATGCTACAAAACTTGCAGTATTTGGTGGAGTAATGCAAAGAGGTTTCACAACTGGTACTGCTGATGAAGAAATTCCTAAGGAAGCAGAAGAACGTATTAAAGAATTACTTGAAAAATCTGATCGTAAAGTGGAACAACTTATTCAAGCATATGAAGATAATGAACTTGAAGCATTACCTGGACGTAGTTTACGTGAAACACTTGAGATGAAAATCATGCAAGTGCTTGGGGAAGCAAGGGATAACACTGGGGTTATTGCAGAACGTTACTTTACAACATCTAACAGTGCAGTAATTATGGCACTCACTGGTGCTCGTGGTTCAATGCTTAACTTAACTCAGATTGCTACTTGTGTAGGACAGCAGGCTGTTCGTGGAGGACGTATTAATAGGGGTTATATTAATCGTACTTTACCTCATTTCCGTAAAGGTGATGTGGGTTCTAAAGCTAGTGGATTTGTACACAGTAGTTATAAGAAAGGACTTGATCCATTAGAATTTTTCTTCCACGCTATGGGTGGACGTGAAGGATTAGTAGATACAGCTATTCGTACAGCACAAAGTGGTTACATGCAAAGACGTCTTGTAAATGCACTTCATGACTTAAGTGTACATGAAGATGGAACTGTACGTGATAATAGGGGAGCTATTATTCAATTTAAATATGGTGAAGATGGTATTAACCCAGCAAAAAGTGATTATGGTATAGTAGCAAATCTTGATCGTTTAATAGAAGAGATGAGATTAGAAGCTAATAGTAATGCTAAATAG
- a CDS encoding DNA-directed RNA polymerase subunit B'', whose protein sequence is MTKNAWSLVDSFFDEYDIVDHHIRSYNDFLDNKIQEIVDITEPITLDHGEYTIKTGDVEIVKPFIKEADGSKSIIEPSEARLRNLNYSAHMYLDMALVKGDSDDYEMEKVYIGELPVMLKSKACHLCGLSDEELEKVGEDPQDPGGYFIVNGSERAIVTMEEIAPNKIILEQSEKDKEDRRARAVVTSIKSGFRARITLEYRKPHKKGVFLRISFPYVPGEIPLVILLRAFGFEKDVDLVNSVSDDINTQFLLIDDIQTTGVDTKYDAIKYIGNRVAKGMTEEYRIKRAEDVIDRYLLPHVGVDPESRIDKAVYLAEMTDMLLQVINGEREPHDKDHYANKRLRVSGDLMEDLFRVAFTSLTRDMTYQLERSLSRGKEPSVKQAVRSDVITENIKHAIATGNWVGGRAGVSQLLDRTSYMGTLSHLKRVVSPLSRSQPHFEARDLHPTQFGKICPNETPEGPNCGLVKNLAIITKISEGYPLEDIEKTIQDMDYITPLDHNL, encoded by the coding sequence ATGACAAAAAACGCATGGTCTTTAGTTGATTCATTTTTTGATGAATATGATATAGTAGACCACCATATCCGATCATACAATGATTTTTTAGATAATAAAATTCAAGAAATTGTTGATATTACAGAACCCATAACATTGGATCATGGTGAGTATACTATTAAAACTGGTGATGTAGAAATAGTTAAACCTTTCATAAAAGAAGCTGATGGTTCTAAAAGTATTATTGAACCATCTGAAGCAAGATTAAGAAATCTTAATTATTCTGCTCACATGTACCTTGACATGGCTCTTGTTAAGGGGGATAGTGACGATTATGAAATGGAAAAAGTTTATATTGGTGAATTACCTGTCATGCTTAAATCAAAAGCATGTCACCTATGTGGTTTAAGTGATGAAGAACTTGAAAAAGTTGGAGAAGATCCTCAAGATCCAGGGGGCTACTTTATAGTAAATGGATCTGAAAGAGCTATTGTTACAATGGAAGAAATTGCTCCTAACAAAATTATCTTAGAACAAAGTGAAAAAGATAAAGAAGATAGAAGAGCAAGAGCAGTTGTAACCTCAATAAAAAGTGGTTTCCGTGCAAGAATCACTTTAGAATATAGAAAACCTCATAAAAAAGGAGTATTCTTAAGAATATCATTCCCTTATGTACCTGGAGAAATACCTCTTGTAATCTTACTAAGAGCTTTTGGATTTGAAAAAGATGTGGACTTGGTAAACAGTGTTTCTGATGATATTAACACTCAATTCTTATTAATTGATGATATTCAAACAACAGGTGTTGACACAAAATACGATGCTATCAAATATATTGGTAACAGAGTAGCAAAGGGAATGACTGAAGAATACAGAATTAAAAGAGCAGAAGATGTAATTGATCGTTATCTTTTACCTCATGTAGGAGTAGATCCTGAATCTCGTATTGACAAAGCAGTATATCTTGCAGAAATGACTGATATGCTTTTACAAGTAATAAATGGTGAACGTGAACCTCACGATAAGGACCATTATGCAAATAAAAGATTAAGAGTATCTGGAGATCTTATGGAAGATTTATTCAGAGTAGCTTTCACAAGTCTAACAAGAGATATGACCTATCAATTAGAACGTAGTCTATCACGTGGAAAAGAACCATCAGTTAAACAAGCAGTAAGATCTGATGTAATAACTGAAAATATAAAACATGCAATAGCTACAGGTAATTGGGTTGGTGGAAGAGCTGGAGTAAGCCAATTACTTGACAGAACAAGTTACATGGGAACACTATCACATCTTAAACGTGTAGTCTCACCATTATCAAGAAGTCAACCTCACTTTGAAGCAAGAGATTTACATCCAACACAATTTGGAAAAATATGTCCTAACGAAACTCCGGAAGGACCAAACTGTGGTTTAGTAAAAAACTTAGCTATAATTACAAAAATATCTGAAGGCTATCCTTTAGAAGATATAGAAAAAACAATCCAAGATATGGATTATATCACACCATTAGATCATAACTTATAA
- the twy1 gene encoding 4-demethylwyosine synthase TYW1 yields the protein MIISQTKQKDLEKKGYRFAGKNIHAANKICHWTRKSIVDEGTCYKEQFYGIKSHRCLQMSPAIAYCQHKCLFCWRDTDITKTSWDSDDYDDPKTIIEDCIENQKKLLCGFFGNENANPEKLEECVKPNNAALSLAGEPLLYPEINQLIEEFHKQNFTTFLVSNGENPDKIEALGKHEPTQLYISLDAPNKEIYKKVCKPQVSNGWEKLQESLELLSTIDTRKVLRITSVKDLNMIHTEEYAKIIEKADVDYVEIKAYMFVGDSRNRLQWENMPKTVDIQEFAQSIAEKTSMDIIDEVEKSRVLLLGEKKPGKYNN from the coding sequence ATGATAATTTCACAAACAAAACAAAAAGATTTAGAAAAGAAAGGATATAGATTTGCAGGAAAAAATATTCATGCTGCAAATAAGATATGTCACTGGACAAGAAAAAGTATAGTAGATGAAGGAACATGTTATAAAGAACAATTCTATGGTATAAAAAGTCATAGATGTCTTCAAATGTCTCCAGCAATTGCATACTGCCAACATAAATGTTTATTCTGTTGGAGAGATACAGATATTACAAAAACATCATGGGATAGTGATGACTATGATGATCCAAAAACAATAATTGAAGACTGTATTGAAAACCAGAAGAAATTACTATGTGGATTTTTTGGAAATGAAAATGCCAATCCAGAAAAATTAGAAGAATGTGTAAAACCAAATAATGCTGCATTAAGTCTTGCAGGTGAACCATTACTTTATCCTGAAATTAATCAATTAATAGAAGAATTCCATAAACAGAATTTTACAACATTCCTTGTAAGTAATGGTGAAAATCCAGATAAAATAGAAGCTCTTGGAAAACATGAACCAACACAACTATATATTTCATTAGATGCACCAAATAAGGAGATATATAAAAAGGTATGTAAACCACAAGTATCTAATGGATGGGAAAAATTACAAGAAAGTCTTGAACTTCTCTCAACAATTGATACAAGAAAAGTTCTTAGAATAACATCAGTAAAAGATTTGAATATGATACATACAGAGGAATATGCAAAGATTATTGAAAAGGCAGATGTTGATTACGTTGAAATAAAAGCATATATGTTTGTAGGTGATTCAAGAAATAGACTTCAATGGGAAAATATGCCAAAAACTGTGGATATTCAGGAATTTGCACAATCCATCGCCGAAAAAACAAGTATGGATATTATTGATGAAGTTGAAAAAAGTAGAGTACTTCTACTTGGTGAGAAAAAACCAGGAAAGTATAATAACTAA
- the rpoB gene encoding DNA-directed RNA polymerase subunit B, translating to MVKVKVYINGKLIGTTDEPEAFVKEVKARRRSNELTHELNITYYEENSEIFIFTDPGRARRPLVIVENGVSKLTDEIIDQVAAGELKWFDLIHKGIIEYIDAEEEENAYIAMFEDQLTEDHTHLEIDPSTMLGICAGIIPYANHNSSPRNTMEAGMTKQALGLYVSNYNLRTDTRAHLLHQPQMPVVKTKSMVSTEYDKRPSGQNFVVAILSYQGCNMEDALVMNKAALERGLGRSSFFRSYEASERRYPGGQEDHFEYPESMVRGYRSEEVYKHLDEDGLINPEVPVTSGDVLIGKTSPPRFLEDVDEFGTVAERRRETSVTVRHGEHGIVDKVMLTETVEGSKLAKVKVRDHRQPEYGDKFASRHGQKGVLGLIVPQENMPFNENGMCPDLMINPHAIPSRMSIGQIIEMLAGKAGCMEGHRIDGTPFTGVPEDEIKRLLKENGFETHGREQLYNGITGERFKAEIFVGVAYYQKLHHMTSDKVYARSRGPVQVLTRQPTEGRAREGGLRFGEMERDCLIAHGAALALKERLLDESDKYEALLCGNCGRLAVRDKIRDRTYCAICGETETFPIEISYAFKLLLDELKSLCISPNLVLEDKA from the coding sequence ATGGTTAAAGTTAAAGTTTATATAAATGGTAAATTAATTGGAACAACAGATGAACCTGAAGCATTTGTAAAAGAAGTTAAAGCCAGAAGAAGATCTAATGAATTAACTCATGAATTAAATATAACATACTATGAAGAAAATAGTGAAATATTTATATTCACAGATCCTGGAAGGGCAAGAAGACCATTGGTAATAGTTGAAAATGGAGTTTCAAAACTCACTGATGAAATTATTGATCAAGTTGCAGCAGGAGAACTAAAATGGTTTGACCTTATTCATAAAGGAATCATAGAGTATATTGATGCTGAAGAAGAAGAAAATGCATACATTGCAATGTTTGAAGATCAATTAACAGAAGATCATACTCATCTTGAAATAGATCCATCAACAATGCTTGGTATTTGTGCTGGAATTATTCCATATGCTAACCATAATTCCTCACCAAGGAACACAATGGAGGCAGGTATGACAAAACAGGCTCTTGGATTATATGTATCAAACTATAATTTAAGAACTGATACAAGAGCACATCTCTTACATCAACCACAAATGCCTGTTGTAAAAACAAAAAGTATGGTTTCAACAGAATATGATAAAAGACCATCTGGTCAAAACTTCGTAGTAGCAATTCTTTCATACCAAGGATGTAATATGGAAGATGCTCTTGTTATGAATAAAGCAGCATTAGAAAGAGGATTAGGTAGATCTTCCTTCTTTAGATCATACGAAGCATCAGAAAGACGTTATCCTGGTGGACAAGAAGATCACTTTGAATATCCCGAAAGTATGGTACGAGGATATAGATCAGAGGAAGTATACAAACACTTAGATGAAGATGGACTTATCAATCCAGAAGTACCAGTAACAAGTGGAGATGTATTAATAGGTAAAACATCACCTCCAAGATTCCTTGAAGATGTGGATGAATTTGGTACTGTAGCAGAAAGAAGACGTGAAACAAGTGTTACAGTAAGACATGGTGAACATGGTATAGTAGACAAAGTAATGCTAACAGAAACTGTTGAAGGAAGTAAATTAGCAAAAGTCAAAGTACGTGATCACAGACAACCAGAATATGGTGATAAATTCGCATCAAGACATGGTCAGAAAGGAGTATTAGGTCTTATAGTACCTCAAGAAAATATGCCTTTCAATGAAAATGGTATGTGTCCTGATTTAATGATAAATCCTCACGCAATTCCATCAAGGATGTCTATTGGACAGATTATTGAGATGCTTGCAGGTAAAGCTGGTTGTATGGAAGGACATCGTATTGATGGTACACCATTTACTGGAGTACCAGAAGATGAAATCAAACGTTTACTTAAAGAAAATGGTTTTGAAACACATGGTCGTGAACAATTATACAATGGTATAACAGGTGAACGTTTCAAAGCAGAAATCTTTGTAGGAGTAGCATATTACCAGAAATTACATCACATGACTTCAGATAAAGTATATGCAAGAAGTAGAGGTCCAGTACAAGTTCTCACTCGTCAACCTACTGAAGGTAGAGCAAGAGAAGGTGGACTTAGATTTGGAGAAATGGAACGTGACTGTTTAATTGCACATGGTGCTGCACTAGCATTAAAAGAAAGATTACTCGATGAATCAGATAAATATGAAGCATTGTTATGTGGAAATTGTGGTAGATTAGCAGTAAGAGATAAAATACGTGATAGAACATACTGTGCAATATGTGGAGAAACAGAAACATTCCCAATAGAAATATCATATGCATTTAAATTGTTACTTGATGAATTAAAATCATTATGTATATCTCCAAATCTTGTATTAGAAGATAAAGCATAG